From Lactobacillus sp. PV012:
TAAAGTTCAGAAAGGAATATATAAAAGCTGGTAAAAAAGTTAGTGAGTTAAAATACCGTACTCCTTGGTATCCAGTAGTTCCATATTTTGCATTTTTTGCTAGTTTGATTTCTTGTATTTTGATTTGGTTTGATTCAAGTCAAAGAGTTGCCTTGTACTATACTGTGCCATTTGTAGCAGTTTGTTGGCTAGGGCATTGGCTATGGCTAAGACGAAGAGGTATAAGTAAAGAAAAAAGAGAGGTTGAATAATTAAGTTAGATTATTTCATTTTGGAATAATTATAAAAAATAACAATTTTTGGATTATACTAAAAGGGTTGGTATTTTTTATAGGAGTGTTCAAATGAAAAAATTAAGTAAGCTAGTAGCAAGTGTCGCTTTCAGTGTAGGACTATTAGGAGTAAGTACTACAGCTCATGCAGCAGATAATCACTATGTAGTAAAACATAATTCTTTTGTTTACAATAGTAAGCTAAAGAAAGTTAATCTTTATAAGAAAGTAGCTGGAAAAAAATATACATCAACTACTTACCGTGTAGGTACTACTTTAACAGCCGATAATGTTAAGACAATTAAGGGAAAGAAATATTATCAAATCGGGAATAATAAGTTTGTTCGAACAAGTAATTTACAAACTTTTGCGGACTACTTGAAAAAGAATAAAAATAAAGTAGTAATGCCTGATTTAGATGAAACCGATAGTGATGCTCAAGGAAATTTAACTGATTCAGGGTTAAAGAAAGTGGCAGAAAACAACCAAAAAGATACTACTATTTATCATCGCGAAGATAGTAAAATGAAGAGTAAACTTTTAAGTAAAGCTAAAAATCTTTTTGGTGCCTTTCATTATGGTAATCACCTTGGTTTTGGTAATTGGGCATCCCCAAATCGTAAAGGAACCACTGATTGTTCAGGATTTGTGTGGATAGCCATGAAACAAGCAGGCTACAATGTTCCAGAAAAAGCTTTTGCTACCCCAACTATGGAAAGCGATGCGCGAATTAACCACCAATACTTCACCAAAATTTCTGCTTCAAAGGCAAAAGCTGGTGATGTAATGATTGTAAATGTTGGTAACGGATTATATAGTAATGGCCATGCTGCTATTTTAACCGGTAATTATCGAGGTTTAGCTACGCCAATTATTCAAATGGGTGGTAACGGTAATAGTGTTAACTACAGTACTCTTGGGCCATCACTTGGACAAACTCTTTTGGGTGGTAGATTTACCTATGCTCGCCCAGTAATGAGCTACCAAAAAGATCAAAATTAATATTAGTTTTTACTGAACTAGTGGATAAAAAGAACGATGATTTATGAAAGAATCATCGTTCTTTTTGTTTGAAAATATACTTATAGATTTAGCTAGCTAATTTTCAACTAAGTCTACAAATTTACCATCAGTAATTTTTTGTAAATCTTGAGGATTAATTTTAATACTACGACCTACTTCACCACTAGATACAATAATAAGAGGCTGATCTTTCATAGTCTCGGAAAGATAGATAGGAAAATGGTGTTGTTCATAAATTCCAATTGGTGTATTAGCGCCATGGACATAGCCAGTTGTAGGAACTAATTTTTTTAAAGGCAATAATTCACATTTCTTATTGCCACTAGCTTTTGCAAGTTTCTTCATACTTAAGTGATCATTGATCGGGATTACAGCTACAATTGGGCTAACTTTATTTCCCTCACAGACTAATGTTTTGTAGACCAATTTGCGGTCTTCGTCTAAAATGGAAGTATCAACTTGTTGGACATCCCCTTGTTGAACAGTTTTAAAAGTTTTTTGTTCATAGGGAATTTTTTTCTGATCCAATATTTTTTCAACTAAAGTTTTTTTAAGTTTTTTATTTTTATTTTTTTTCGACATAATTTTCACCCAATCATAATCATAACGATGTTAAGGTTGAGTGTCAAAAGGAGTAATTATTTATGAGATTATTAGCCATTAAAATTAAAGCAGGTCATGAGATCGAAGATGGATTGACTTATTTTTTACAAGAACAATTAGGAGCCAAAGGAATTGAAGTACGTAAACGCAGTGATTTTATTGATCAAGAAAATCGTGATCGATCAATTTTGGTTGAATTAGAAGATATTGCTGATTTACCAGAGGATTTGGAATTAACTGCATATTTTGAAGCAGATGAAGATAAAGATGAGTTAGTTAAGAAAATTACAGCTAAAATTGAAGAAATGAAAAGTTATGGTTTACAGACTGGTAATATTTCTTTGGAAACCAACTATGTAGCAGATCAAGATTGGAATACAGCTTGGCAAAAATTTTATCATGTAATTGATTTTTCTCGTCATTTAGCCATTGTTCCTGAATGGGAGGATTATCAACCAGCTTTTAGTGATCAACAACTTATTAGACTAGATCCAGGTTTAGCTTTTGGAACTGGTGGACACACGACAACCCAACTAGTGCTAATGGCGCTAGAAAGGTCACTGATAAGACCTATGAAAGTAATGGATATTGGAACAGGATCGGGAATCTTAGCAATTGCTGCTAGTAAACTTGGTGCAAAAGAAGTCTTAGCAACTGATATTTCTGATGAAGCAGTTACAGCGGCAAGAGAAAATATTAAATTAAACCATTTAGATAATATTAAAGTTAGAAAAGCTAATTTATTAAAAGATACTAATGAAAAGTTTGATTTGATTCTAGCAAATATTTTAGCAGAAGTACTGGTAGACTTGATTCCAGATTTAGATACCCATTTAGCTGAAAAAGGAAAGGTAATTTTTTCTGGAATTGATTATTTACAATTACCTAAAATTGAAGAATTACTGGATGAATATGGATTTGAGATTAAATTAAAGATGCGTGAAGGACGTTGGATTGGACTTTTAATTGCACGCAAGGAAAACTAATGAGAGTAGAGGTCAAGAATGAAAGAAGATAAACAAAGTTTTATCAGCAAACTTAATCAAAAAAATTTTATGCCAGTAATTTGGCTGACAATTTTAGGATTGGTAGTTTGGATAATTAGTCCACTGGTACATTTAGCAGTTGTTTGGCGAATGGGGCTAATCTTTTTTATTTTTAATAGTATATTAGCTTATGAAATTGGTCATTTAATTGCTGTACGAAAAGCCAGTAAGTGGTGGTTGCTATTTTTTCCAATAGTATTTGCAATTATAGTAGCAATCCATTATGCTACTTATAATTACTTATTGTGTGTGGTTTATATTTGCATGGAATTATTTGGTTTGTGGCGAGACGATTTTTATCATGAACCAAAATAAAGAAATTGAGGTGAATTTAAATGTCAAAATATCAAGAAATGACTCATGAAGAAGTTTATGAAGAATGTAAAAAATATATGAATAAGGAGCACTTAGAGTTTGTTGAAAAGGCTTATCAATTTGCTAAAGCAGCTCATGAAAATCAATATCGAGCTTCTGGACAACCATATATTATTCACCCAACACAAGTAGCAGGTACGCTAGCAACTTTACGCTTAGATCCAGATACAGTAGCAGCTGGGTATTTGCATGATACTGTGGAAGATACTCCAGTTACTAATGAAGAAATTAAAGAAAAATTTGGGAAAGATGTAGCATTTATTGTTGATGGAGTTACCAAATTAAGTAAAATTCCTTATAAGTCTCGTAGTCATGAGGAATATTTAGCTGATAACCATCGTAAAATGATGATTGCTATGGCAAAAGACTTGCGAGTAATCATGGTTAAACTAGCCGATCGTTTGCATAATATGCATACACTTGATCATTTGCGCCCTGATAAACAACGTCGCATTGCTGATGAAACTTTAGATATTTATGCTCCCTTAGCTGATCGTTTAGGAATTGGGACAGTCAAGTGGGAACTTGAAGATATGAGTTTGCATTATTTAAACCCACAACAATACTATCGCATTGTTAATTTAATGCAATCAAAGAGAAGTCAGCGTGAAAAATACATTGCGGATGCAATTTCTGTCTTAGAGAAAAATCTTGATGATTTAGGAATCAAGTATGAGATTTCAGGACGTCCTAAGCATATTTATTCAATCTATAAAAAGATGGTTAATAAGCATAAAGATTTTAGTGATATTTATGATCTATTAGCTGTTAGAGTAATTGTAAAGTCAATCAAAGATTGTTATGCCGTTTTAGGGGCAGTTCATACTAAATGGAAACCAATTCCAGGCCGTTTTAAAGATTATATTGCTGTGCCAAAAGCTAATGGTTATCAATCACTGCATACAACAATTATTGGGCCAGGTGGTAAACCTTTAGAAATTCAAATTAGAACTGAAGAAATGCATCGAATTGCTGAATTTGGGGTAGCTGCTCATTGGGCTTATAAAGAAGGTTTACAAGAAGCCGAACAAAATGATGTGAATAAAAAGTTAAATATGTTCCAAGAAATTTTGGAATTAAAAGATGAAACAGTTGATTCAGAAGAATTTATGAAGAGTGTAAAAACTGATTTATTCTCTGATCGAGTGTATGTCTTTACGCCAAAAGGGGATGTTTATGAACTGCCTAAAGGATCAAGCCCACTAGACTTTGCCTATTTAATTCACTCTGAAGTGGGTTCTCATTCAGTAGGAGCCCGCATTAATGGTAAAATTGTCCCACTTGATTATCAGCTAAAAACTGGTGATGTTGTTGAAATGCTAACACAAGCTAATGCTCAACCATCACGTGATTGGGTAAATTTGGTAAAAACTTCCCGTGCTAAAAACAAGATTAGACGCTTTTTTAAAGCACAAGATCGTGAAGAAAATATTGAAAAGGGAAAGAAGCTAATTGAAGAAGAATTAACAAACCGGGGCTTTTTGGCGAAAGATTTTTTAGATAAAGAACATTTAGCAAAAGTATTTGACCATTTCAATGCTAAAGATGAAGACGATCTTTTTGGAGCCATTGGCTATGGGGAAGTTTCTGTCCTAACCTTAGCTAATCGTTTAACAGAAGATGTTCGCAAAGCTCAAGAAGACAAGAAAAAGCAAGAGCTTGAAGAAAAAATAATGAATACTGGGCAACAAAGTGTTAATCAAGAAACTCCAAGCCCTAACAATGTTATGCGCCTTAAACATAATAATGGGGTTATGGTTCAAGGTGTTTCAGATTTAATGCTTCATTTAGCCAAATGTTGCAATCCTGTACCAGGTGATCCAATTATTGGATATGTTACTATGGGTCGTGGAGTTACAGTTCACCGCACAGATTGTCCAAATGTAACTGAAAAAGCTAGACAAGCAGGGCGATTAATTGATGTAGCATGGGAAAATATCGCTAAAAACAATAAAAATGAAAGTTATAATGCTGATATTGAAATCTATGGTTATAATCGCTCCAAACTCTTAAGCGATGTAATTACAGCATTAAATACAAAAACACAAAATATCGTTAATATTTCTGGAAAAGTTGATAACAATAATATGGCTCATATTTATGCAACTGTTTCAGTGCGTGATGCAGCTCACTTGGAAGATATTTTAGTAAGAATGCGTGATATTCCAAACGTTTATGAAGCAAAGAGGTCAAATAATTAATGAGAGTTGTAATTCAAAGAGTTAATAAAGCACAAGTAGCTATTGATGGAGAAACTGTTGGAAAAATTAAACGAGGCTTTTTGTTATTAGTGGGTCTTAAGGAAGGAGACACTGAAGAACAAGTAAAAAAGGCAGCTAATAAAGTAGCTAAAATGCGCATCTTTGAAGATGAATCAGGAAAAACAAATAAATCTTTAAAAGATGTAAATGGTGAAATTTTGAGTGTAAGTCAGTTTACTTTGTTAGCAGATACTAAACACGGAAATCGACCAAGTTTTATGCAAGCAATGCGTCCACCCAAGTCAAAAGAATTATGGGAATTATTTAATGAAGAACTAAAAAGTGCTGGTTTCCAAGTAGAAACTGGTAAATTTGGTGCCGATATGCAAGTGAGTTTAGAAAATGATGGTCCTTTTACAATTGTTTTGGATATTTAAGAAAAATTTATCGTTTATTATTGACTTTTTTTAAAGAAAATAATAAGCTTAACAAAGAATTATCGATGACAAAGATTGAAGATTAGCACGATTCGTTTCAGAGACTGCTTGGCTGGTGAGAAAGCAGATGAATCATAATCTGTGACCCCTTTAACAGATAATTAAGCGTCTCGCGAGCGATAATCGTAGGAAACCTAAAGGTGGTACCGTGCTAATTTTAAGCGCCCTTGTTTTTCAAGGGTGCTTTTATTTTGTTATAGAAAAAAGGAAGATTAAATGAAAGTTCAAAGACCTAAAGGTACAGTTGATATTTTGCCAGATGACTCTTATAAATGGGAAAGAGTAGAAAATGTTGCACGCAATTTCTTTTCACGAGCTCATTATCGTGAAATGAGAACACCAATGTTTGAAAACTATGAAGTATTTTCACGTTCAAGTGGTGAAAGTTCAGATATTGTTGAAAAAGAAATGTATGACTTTTATGATAAGGGAAATCGTCATATTGCATTGCGTCCAGAAGGAACAGCTGGAGTAGTACGTGCTTATGTAGAAAATAAGTTATACGGACCAGAGCATGTAAAACCATTAAATGTTTTTTATATTGATCCGACTTTTCGTTATGAACGTCCTCAAGCGGGACGTCAACGTCAATTCCATCAAATTGGAATTGAGAGTTTTGGCTCAGATAGCTATTTAGCAGATGTAGAAACAATTGTTTTAGGACATGATTTACTTGCTGAATTAGGCGTAAAGAATTATGAATTACATATTAATTCTTTAGGAAATGCTCAAGTAAGAAAAGATTATCATGACGCTTTAGTAAACTACTTTACTCCTTTAAAAGATAAGCTTTCTGAAGATTCTCAAAGAAGATTAACAATGAATCCTTTAAGAATTTTAGATTCTAAGGCAGCAGAAGACCAAGAATTTTTACCGGATGCTCCTAAGATTGTCGATTATTTAGATGAAGAATCACGTGAAAACTTTAATAAAATCACCTCAACTTTAACCCAATTAGGAATTGACTATGTCTTAGATGATGATTTAGTAAGAGGATTAGATTACTATACTGGCATTATTTTTGAATTTATGGTTGAAGATCCAACTTTGTGGGAATCTGCTACCACAATTTTAGGTGGGGGAAGATATGACCACTTAGTTGAAGAATTTGATGGACCACAAACGCCAGCTGTTGGTTTTGGAATTGGGGAAGAAAGATTAATGCTTGTCTTGCAAAAGCAAAACCCTGAACTTTTTGGTAACCCAGCAGTAGATTTCTTTATTGCAAATATTGGAGAAGGAACTGAATTAAAGGCAGTAGAAATTGTGCGCTCAATTCGTAATCAAGGTTATAGTGCTCAATATGATGTTGACCAAAAGAAATTAAAGGCTCAATTTAAGAAAGCAAATCGAGTAAATGCAAAATATGTAATTACTTTAGGTGCCAAAGAACTAGAAAATGGTATTTTGAACATTAAACGCCTTGCTGATGGTGAAACAATTGATTTAAGTTTAAATGATTTAAATGATATGGAAAATGTAGTAAATAAATTAGAGGGTTAACTATGGAAAAAAGAACTGATTATGCAGGAAATATTACTTCTAAATATATTGGTCAAGAAGTAACTTTATATGGTTGGGTACAACGTGTACGTAATTTAGGAAATTTGGTTTTTATTGATTTAAGAGACCGTGAAGGAATTGTCCAAGTTGTTGTAAATAAAGATTCCGGAAAAGAATTAATGGATATTGCTTCTAAATTAGGTAGTGAATACGTAATTGAAGTAAAAGGTAAAGTTGTAAAACGTGCTAGTGAAAATCCAGAAATGAAAACTGGAGAAGTTGAAGTTGAAGCTAGCGAAATTGATATTTTAAATAAATCAAAAGTCCCACCTTTTGAAATTAAAAATGATATCAACGCTGCTGAACAAACTCGTTTGAAGTATCGTTATCTTGATTTGAGAAGACCAGATTTGCAACAAGCTATTATTACACGTGCTAAGATTTTAAAGGCAGTACATGAATACTTTGATGAAAATGGCTTTATTGATATTGAAACTCCTATTTTAGGTAAATCTTCTCCAGAAGGTGCACGTGATTACTTGGTTCCTTCAAGAATTTATCCAGGTAGCTTTTATGCATTGCCTCAATCTCCTCAATTGTTTAAGCAATTATTAATGGGGGCAGGATTTGATAAGTATTATCAATTAGCTCGTTGCTTCCGTGATGAAGATTTACGTGGAGATCGTCAACCAGAATTTACTCAGATCGATATGGAAACCTCATTCTTAGATGAACAAGGTGTTCAAGATTACACTGAAGGTTTACTCAAGAAGGTAATGAAAGACGTTAAGGGAATTGATATTGAAACTCCTATTAAGCGTATTACTTGGGATGAAGCAATGAACAAGTATGGTTCAGATAAGCCGGATACTCGTTATGAAATGTATCTTCATGATTTAAGTGATATTTTTAAAGATAGTGACTTTAAAGTATTTTCAGGAGCAATTGCTGATGGCGGAGTAGTGAAAGGCATTGCTGTTAAGAATGGTGCCAAGCAATATTCACGTAAGAAGATTGAAGAAAAGCAAGATTATATTAAACGTTATAATGCTAAAGGTTTAGCATGGGTAAAATATGAAGATGGCGAATTTTCAGGCCCAATTGCACGCTTTTTAACTGATGAAAATAAAGAAGCTTTAAAGAAAGAATTTAATCTTGAAGGTGGAGAATTAGTTGCGATTGTCGCTGACAAGTGGAAAGTAGTGACTGATTCCCTTGACCACTTACGTCGTGAATTTGCTAAAGAAACAGGAATTATTCCAGAAGATACTTATAGTTTTGTATGGGTAGTTGATTGGCCATTATTCGAATATGATGAAGGATTTGGTCGATGGATTGCAGCTCACCACCCATTCACTATGCCTGATGATGAAGGAATTAAGTTACTTGATACTGATCCTCATAAGGCCCATGCTCGTTCATATGATATTGTCTTAAATGGTGATGAACTTGGTGGAGGCTCAATCCGTATCCACAAACGTGAAATTCAAGAAAAAATGCTTAAAGCTTTAGGCTTCACCAAAAAACGTGCTTATGAACAATTTGGTTATCTTTTGAATGCATTAGATATGGGATTCCCACCACATGCAGGACTTGCAATTGGACTTGATCGTTTTGCTATGATGCTTGCTGGTAAGGATAATATTCGTGATGTTACAGCCTTCCCTAAGAATGCATCTGCTTCAGAACCAATGATGCATGCTCCAGCACCAGTTGCGGATCAACAATTAGCAGATATTGGAATTGAAGTTGAAAAGCAATATCATGATAGTATCGCTGAAACTAATGAACGTTTAGAAAAAGAAGCAGCACAACAAGCTGACCAGAATACTGACTGGGATAAATAATATAAAAAGAACTAGTTTGATATGAATCCTAAATTAGGACGTATCACTAGTTCTTTTTATTAGGCAAATAAGTGGCTTGAAGTCATCAGCAATGTTATAACTTAGTAAAGTAAAAGATTAGGAAGGATGAGAAGATGAGTAAATATGAAAAAGCAATTTTTGCTGGGGGATGCTTTTGGTGTATGGTTGAACCTTTCGATCATTGGGATGGTGTAAAAAGTGTTGTTTCTGGTTACACTGGTGGTGTAGTAGAGAATCCAACCTATGAACAAGTTTGTAGTGGACTAACAGGTCACAAAGAAGCAGTAGAAATTACTTATGATCCAAGCAAAGTATCTTATAAAAAATTGCTTGATGCTTACTGGCAAGTGGTGGATCCTACTGATGATGGGGGTCAATTTCAAGATCGGGGTAGTCAATATGAGCCGGTTATTTATTATACAAATGAAAAACAAAAACAAGAGGCTTTGGCATCTCGC
This genomic window contains:
- the dtd gene encoding D-aminoacyl-tRNA deacylase, which produces MRVVIQRVNKAQVAIDGETVGKIKRGFLLLVGLKEGDTEEQVKKAANKVAKMRIFEDESGKTNKSLKDVNGEILSVSQFTLLADTKHGNRPSFMQAMRPPKSKELWELFNEELKSAGFQVETGKFGADMQVSLENDGPFTIVLDI
- a CDS encoding NlpC/P60 family protein, coding for MKKLSKLVASVAFSVGLLGVSTTAHAADNHYVVKHNSFVYNSKLKKVNLYKKVAGKKYTSTTYRVGTTLTADNVKTIKGKKYYQIGNNKFVRTSNLQTFADYLKKNKNKVVMPDLDETDSDAQGNLTDSGLKKVAENNQKDTTIYHREDSKMKSKLLSKAKNLFGAFHYGNHLGFGNWASPNRKGTTDCSGFVWIAMKQAGYNVPEKAFATPTMESDARINHQYFTKISASKAKAGDVMIVNVGNGLYSNGHAAILTGNYRGLATPIIQMGGNGNSVNYSTLGPSLGQTLLGGRFTYARPVMSYQKDQN
- the aspS gene encoding aspartate--tRNA ligase, with the translated sequence MEKRTDYAGNITSKYIGQEVTLYGWVQRVRNLGNLVFIDLRDREGIVQVVVNKDSGKELMDIASKLGSEYVIEVKGKVVKRASENPEMKTGEVEVEASEIDILNKSKVPPFEIKNDINAAEQTRLKYRYLDLRRPDLQQAIITRAKILKAVHEYFDENGFIDIETPILGKSSPEGARDYLVPSRIYPGSFYALPQSPQLFKQLLMGAGFDKYYQLARCFRDEDLRGDRQPEFTQIDMETSFLDEQGVQDYTEGLLKKVMKDVKGIDIETPIKRITWDEAMNKYGSDKPDTRYEMYLHDLSDIFKDSDFKVFSGAIADGGVVKGIAVKNGAKQYSRKKIEEKQDYIKRYNAKGLAWVKYEDGEFSGPIARFLTDENKEALKKEFNLEGGELVAIVADKWKVVTDSLDHLRREFAKETGIIPEDTYSFVWVVDWPLFEYDEGFGRWIAAHHPFTMPDDEGIKLLDTDPHKAHARSYDIVLNGDELGGGSIRIHKREIQEKMLKALGFTKKRAYEQFGYLLNALDMGFPPHAGLAIGLDRFAMMLAGKDNIRDVTAFPKNASASEPMMHAPAPVADQQLADIGIEVEKQYHDSIAETNERLEKEAAQQADQNTDWDK
- the hisS gene encoding histidine--tRNA ligase codes for the protein MKVQRPKGTVDILPDDSYKWERVENVARNFFSRAHYREMRTPMFENYEVFSRSSGESSDIVEKEMYDFYDKGNRHIALRPEGTAGVVRAYVENKLYGPEHVKPLNVFYIDPTFRYERPQAGRQRQFHQIGIESFGSDSYLADVETIVLGHDLLAELGVKNYELHINSLGNAQVRKDYHDALVNYFTPLKDKLSEDSQRRLTMNPLRILDSKAAEDQEFLPDAPKIVDYLDEESRENFNKITSTLTQLGIDYVLDDDLVRGLDYYTGIIFEFMVEDPTLWESATTILGGGRYDHLVEEFDGPQTPAVGFGIGEERLMLVLQKQNPELFGNPAVDFFIANIGEGTELKAVEIVRSIRNQGYSAQYDVDQKKLKAQFKKANRVNAKYVITLGAKELENGILNIKRLADGETIDLSLNDLNDMENVVNKLEG
- the ybaK gene encoding Cys-tRNA(Pro) deacylase; the protein is MSKKNKNKKLKKTLVEKILDQKKIPYEQKTFKTVQQGDVQQVDTSILDEDRKLVYKTLVCEGNKVSPIVAVIPINDHLSMKKLAKASGNKKCELLPLKKLVPTTGYVHGANTPIGIYEQHHFPIYLSETMKDQPLIIVSSGEVGRSIKINPQDLQKITDGKFVDLVEN
- the msrA gene encoding peptide-methionine (S)-S-oxide reductase MsrA → MSKYEKAIFAGGCFWCMVEPFDHWDGVKSVVSGYTGGVVENPTYEQVCSGLTGHKEAVEITYDPSKVSYKKLLDAYWQVVDPTDDGGQFQDRGSQYEPVIYYTNEKQKQEALASRKELEESHKFDRPIVVAIEKAEPFYPAEDYHQDFYKKDPLRYQIEEMGGREQYKKNYWGK
- the prmA gene encoding 50S ribosomal protein L11 methyltransferase, with translation MRLLAIKIKAGHEIEDGLTYFLQEQLGAKGIEVRKRSDFIDQENRDRSILVELEDIADLPEDLELTAYFEADEDKDELVKKITAKIEEMKSYGLQTGNISLETNYVADQDWNTAWQKFYHVIDFSRHLAIVPEWEDYQPAFSDQQLIRLDPGLAFGTGGHTTTQLVLMALERSLIRPMKVMDIGTGSGILAIAASKLGAKEVLATDISDEAVTAARENIKLNHLDNIKVRKANLLKDTNEKFDLILANILAEVLVDLIPDLDTHLAEKGKVIFSGIDYLQLPKIEELLDEYGFEIKLKMREGRWIGLLIARKEN
- a CDS encoding RelA/SpoT family protein, with the translated sequence MSKYQEMTHEEVYEECKKYMNKEHLEFVEKAYQFAKAAHENQYRASGQPYIIHPTQVAGTLATLRLDPDTVAAGYLHDTVEDTPVTNEEIKEKFGKDVAFIVDGVTKLSKIPYKSRSHEEYLADNHRKMMIAMAKDLRVIMVKLADRLHNMHTLDHLRPDKQRRIADETLDIYAPLADRLGIGTVKWELEDMSLHYLNPQQYYRIVNLMQSKRSQREKYIADAISVLEKNLDDLGIKYEISGRPKHIYSIYKKMVNKHKDFSDIYDLLAVRVIVKSIKDCYAVLGAVHTKWKPIPGRFKDYIAVPKANGYQSLHTTIIGPGGKPLEIQIRTEEMHRIAEFGVAAHWAYKEGLQEAEQNDVNKKLNMFQEILELKDETVDSEEFMKSVKTDLFSDRVYVFTPKGDVYELPKGSSPLDFAYLIHSEVGSHSVGARINGKIVPLDYQLKTGDVVEMLTQANAQPSRDWVNLVKTSRAKNKIRRFFKAQDREENIEKGKKLIEEELTNRGFLAKDFLDKEHLAKVFDHFNAKDEDDLFGAIGYGEVSVLTLANRLTEDVRKAQEDKKKQELEEKIMNTGQQSVNQETPSPNNVMRLKHNNGVMVQGVSDLMLHLAKCCNPVPGDPIIGYVTMGRGVTVHRTDCPNVTEKARQAGRLIDVAWENIAKNNKNESYNADIEIYGYNRSKLLSDVITALNTKTQNIVNISGKVDNNNMAHIYATVSVRDAAHLEDILVRMRDIPNVYEAKRSNN